AAGGTTCGGGACGCAGTGCAAGGCAGGGCCACAGGCGCCTAGTGGCCGAAGACTTCAAATGGAGGTATTCCAGAAATTTTATTGTTGAAGCATCCGAGTCAGTTGAACATATATGCAGAGGGGATGTCCTTTTTACCAGAAAAGCGACTCGCCACTTGTCCTCTTACACGTTTTGCTTGCTTCAAACTCTTTCTTCTGACTCAAAACATGCAGATGGCGAGGTTTCAAAGGAAGACTCAGAAACTAGTCGGCAACAACAAACGAGTTCTAAGCAAGGGACACACAACAGTTACCAGCACACATGACCAGAATGGCCATGGTGGACATAAAATGACTATGATACAGTACATAGATCTCTACATGCATATCTAGTTCTTTTTAGAATGATGGTATCGCTCCTTAAATTACCAGGGTTATCGGGGTAAATTCATAGCTTGGTCTACCTACCCCGTTACCAGTCACCTTCCAACTTCAGGTACCAGGGGTCCAGAACCGTTGGAATGTTGCGTTCACTCTGTAGTACTATAGTCTTTGCGTCTCCCGCCTGTTCACTAACCTAGCCGTTACTTCAAGTTATGGGAAGCCaacaagaaaaattcataaAGATGGAGCGATCGAGACCGACTTGACAATATTTTATGAGTAACTAACCACCATTAGGTGAGCCATCTCTAGAACCTGACATTTCCTTTACAACGATCTCTGTTATTCTCTATTGTATACATACCAAACTGGTACCCATCTCACTTGGCCAACGACCCTCGGAAGCGCTGAGCATTTCAGACATTGGACTCAAAACAAATCTGCAATATCAGAAATATTAGCTGAGTTTCTGACACTATGAGATTTATCGTCTCAGCTTTCTTCTTCCTTGCATTGCTTTCTTATGCGGGTAAGCTTATGCATGGTTCCCTCAATCCAGAATGGGTTGACAGACTTCTTTTTTTCAAGGTTCTGCTTTCGGTTTTATAAAAACTGGCTTCTCTTTTTTGAGTCCTAATGTTTCTGTTTTCTAAATGCAGTTGCATATGATCCCTTGGATCCAAATGGAAATATTACGCTTAAGTGGGATGTCATGTCTTGGACCCCAGATGGCTACGTGGTGAGTAAAAGTTTAACAAATCCTCTTCTCATCAATGTGGAAAACCTCATAATTGCCAATTTCTCTGTTGAAAATTCAACAATCGATCTACACTAATTACCAGTTATCATGGCTAACTTAAATTGGTAAACCAAGAGAAAACCAAGTTATATATAACTCGAAAGAAACATTTTCAATAGCCAAGGATATCAAAACTGTCCATATATTTTCCACCACGTTTTCTCTATGCCAAAATTGGCAATCttgtaacaaaatatttaaatatatatgtggTACTGAAAAGATTTAGAATGGAATGGATCACTATGTTTTTTCTCCAAATAATATGGCAGGCGGTTGTAACAATGAACAACTTCCAAATGTACCGCCACATCATGAGCCCAGGCTGGAGCTTAGGATGGACATGGGCTAAGAAGGAAGTGATATGGTCCATGGTGGGGGCTCAAGCCACTGAACAAGGAGACTGCTCCAAGTTCAAAGGAAACGTACCTCATTGTTGCCAGAAAAATCCCACAATTGTGGATCTTCTCCCTGGAGTTCCTTACAACCAGCAATTCTCGAATTGTTGCAAAGGCGGTGTGTTGGCAGCATGGGGCCAAGATCCAACAGCTGCTGTCTCAGCCTTCCAGGTGAGCGTGGGGCTAGCTGGTACTTCAAACAAGACTGTGAAACTTCCCAAGAACTTCACCCTGTTAGGTCCAGGGCCAGGGTACACCTGCGGCCCGGCAAAGGTTGTGCCTTCCACCGTTTTTCTCACATCAGACCGCCGCCGCAAGACTCAGGCACTCAGTAAGTGTATCTAAATTTTATGAGACTCCAAAGTTATCATTTCATCATTTGTTCATTTGATTgctaattagaaataaattagagACTCGAAGCAGAACAGTTTATGTTAGGCAACAGGAACTTGAACTCTTTTGTATTACTAAATTCCAAGCTTTCATATGTTTCTGGAATCTGTACtcttcttcaaaataaaatggagtTCTAGAAGATTGCATTAATATTCTATTCGCAGCCTTCCCACATTAAatcaagtttttaaaaatactcCAGAAGAACTCGTGTAACATACTATATATCTATTTTGTCGAGTCCTAAATCTGTCGCTATGATTTTATAGGAACTGCTGACATATTTAATCTTTTCATGCAGTGACATGGAACGTGACCTGCACTTATTCGCAGTTTCTTGCCAGGAAAAACCCGAGTTGTTGTGTTTCTTTCTCATCCTTCTACAATGAAACAATCACTCCTTGCCCCACTTGTGCTTGTGGTTGCCAGAACAAGCACAACTGTGTCAAGTTAGTCTTTTGCTTTCAACATATCTTGGATTCAACACAATCAAGAAGTCGTAGCGAATGCAATGATAACTAAAATATTctatgaatgatttttttttttaacagaagCAACTCCAAAATTCTTCAAGTGAAGGGAATAAACACGCCGAGGAAAGACAACTCTCCGCTGCTGCAGTGCACACACCACATGTGCCCCATCCGCGTGCACTGGCATGTGAAACTCAACTATAAAGACTATTGGCGTGTGAAGATTGCCGTTACAAACTTTAACTATAGGATGAATCACACACTCTGGAGTCTCGTTGTACAGCATCCAAATCTTAATAACGTGACACAAGTTTTCAGCTTTGACTACAAGCCTCTTCTTCCCTATGAGTCCATAAGTAAGTGTCAAAAGATTTCCATCTGTCACGCTAGTTATATACAGGGTTCAATGTCTGTATGGTGTGATACTATTCTAgagaaaaactatttttatcCTAGATTTTGTCATACCCCAATTACGACTGATTTCACATTTAAAGCAGCTGTCTATTTAAATGGAAGGAATATGAAACAATTTATATTAGATCATGTCAACCAGTATATAAGGTTGGATATGACAAAATTTAGAACGAAGAACAGCACTGCTCAATATTCTAATTAACATGGCTTTTTCCTGTGTATGCAGATGACACGGGTATGTTTTACGGCATGAAATTCTATAATGATTTGCTTATGGAAGCTGGTCCATTAGGGAATATTCAATCGGAGTTGCTTCTTCGAAAAGACAAGAACACTTTCACCTTGAAGCAGGGATGGGCATTTCCTCGCAAAGTCTACTTCAATGGCGATGAGTGCATGCTGCCCCCACCTGATACATATCCATTTTTACCGAGTTCTGCCCCCAATAACCTATTTGCTTTGTCAACATTGATTTGTTCATTGCTTTTCCTGTTGATATCTCTCTGGTGATGGATCACCTAGACTCTGGAAATGTGCAGTATCTAAAATTTTGAAGCTAAGGGATACTTTGACACAGACAAAAGTGAGCAAACGTTTAAAAGATTCAACATTTTAAAAGGACCAAACTGGTGGAACTTGTGCAAAGAAAAACTTAATATGACTCCGGGATGGTATTTGTAATTTGATTGCAATATTGCATTGTGATATATACAAGTCTTTGCCtacattttgttgtttttgttctcTTTCATTGTTCTGTGGAAACTAAGCAGGGATATTGAAAAGGTAAGCATTCTACTGGGCGAAAGAGCTCAATCTTATTTTCAGTAGTACCTTATAAATAAGATATTTGAGTTACATGAAAAATGGCTATTTGATCCATCACGGAATGTGATTTAATTGAATCAACAAGCTCGAAGGTTCAAAAAAGAGGAACAAGGACAAAAAGCATATTGATATTGGCATAGCGGAAAATGTGAATGAGAAACAGAGCACTCGgaaacttgaaaataaattaaatggaAGAGCCGTGTCTTTCCGTAATGATGCAACtttcagaaaaaaaatagtgatcctcaattcttattcaaaaaatgTTCATTATCCCTCCCAGTACATTCAGAACAAACTATATACCGAAACCATAA
This is a stretch of genomic DNA from Carya illinoinensis cultivar Pawnee chromosome 3, C.illinoinensisPawnee_v1, whole genome shotgun sequence. It encodes these proteins:
- the LOC122303027 gene encoding COBRA-like protein 4; this encodes MRFIVSAFFFLALLSYAVAYDPLDPNGNITLKWDVMSWTPDGYVAVVTMNNFQMYRHIMSPGWSLGWTWAKKEVIWSMVGAQATEQGDCSKFKGNVPHCCQKNPTIVDLLPGVPYNQQFSNCCKGGVLAAWGQDPTAAVSAFQVSVGLAGTSNKTVKLPKNFTLLGPGPGYTCGPAKVVPSTVFLTSDRRRKTQALMTWNVTCTYSQFLARKNPSCCVSFSSFYNETITPCPTCACGCQNKHNCVKSNSKILQVKGINTPRKDNSPLLQCTHHMCPIRVHWHVKLNYKDYWRVKIAVTNFNYRMNHTLWSLVVQHPNLNNVTQVFSFDYKPLLPYESINDTGMFYGMKFYNDLLMEAGPLGNIQSELLLRKDKNTFTLKQGWAFPRKVYFNGDECMLPPPDTYPFLPSSAPNNLFALSTLICSLLFLLISLW